In Candidatus Omnitrophota bacterium, a single genomic region encodes these proteins:
- a CDS encoding WecB/TagA/CpsF family glycosyltransferase has product MGCPIDNLSVEEMTEVADGFIKSGRPHQYIAINADKIVKMREDDSFREIVLASDLNIVDGQPLMWVSRLFGTPVKQRYGGLDIMEALISVSGKKGYGIYFLGAGQDVVEKVRESYTKKYPDMKLAGWRNGYWTPEEEESVVRDIASSGTDVLFFAMSSPRKEKFLKKHLENMRVPLVVGVGGAFDIIAGKTRRAPQWMQKMGIEWLYRLLQEPRRLWKRYLIGNTKFIWIVIKEFFTRKGTKSNERDTGSYKEKVNTG; this is encoded by the coding sequence TTGGGCTGCCCCATAGATAACCTCTCCGTAGAGGAGATGACCGAAGTGGCTGACGGTTTCATTAAAAGTGGCCGGCCACATCAGTATATCGCGATAAATGCCGACAAGATCGTGAAGATGAGGGAAGACGATTCTTTCCGGGAAATAGTTCTCGCAAGTGATCTTAACATAGTTGACGGCCAGCCGCTGATGTGGGTATCCAGGCTTTTCGGAACTCCGGTGAAACAGCGTTACGGCGGACTTGACATAATGGAGGCCTTGATCTCGGTATCGGGTAAAAAGGGTTACGGTATTTATTTCCTCGGGGCGGGGCAGGATGTGGTCGAAAAGGTCCGGGAAAGCTATACTAAGAAGTATCCCGACATGAAGCTGGCCGGGTGGCGTAACGGTTACTGGACCCCGGAGGAAGAGGAGAGTGTGGTGCGTGATATAGCCTCATCAGGGACAGATGTTCTCTTTTTCGCGATGAGTTCGCCCCGGAAGGAGAAATTCCTGAAAAAGCATCTGGAGAACATGCGCGTTCCACTGGTGGTCGGAGTGGGCGGTGCTTTTGATATCATAGCGGGTAAAACGCGCAGGGCGCCTCAGTGGATGCAGAAAATGGGCATAGAATGGCTCTACCGTCTCCTCCAGGAGCCGAGACGCCTCTGGAAGAGATACCTTATAGGCAATACCAAGTTTATATGGATAGTAATAAAAGAGTTTTTTACAAGGAAAGGTACCAAGAGCAATGAGAGAGACACTGGCTCGTATAAGGAAAAAGTTAATACCGGCTGA
- a CDS encoding YeeE/YedE family protein, with the protein MILYITTGLLMGVVFGFALEKGRVFEPGMIIGQFQMRNFILLRMFLSAVAASLVILGILFGVGLIELHPKAAIFPATILGGFIFGAGMALTGACPGTVLAQIGAGYRDAWGVLAGGIMGAVAYGYMEPVIAPLSKGPGKITLADISGVHYSILAFVAAFVIAAILFAMEKWRTWRSELGADHDGLTG; encoded by the coding sequence ATGATTTTATATATCACTACAGGACTATTGATGGGGGTGGTTTTCGGTTTTGCTCTAGAAAAGGGGAGGGTTTTCGAGCCCGGCATGATAATCGGCCAGTTCCAGATGCGCAATTTTATCCTGTTAAGGATGTTCCTCTCGGCCGTTGCCGCGAGCCTTGTCATACTCGGGATCCTTTTCGGTGTCGGGTTGATCGAGCTTCACCCCAAAGCCGCGATATTTCCCGCGACTATTTTAGGCGGGTTCATTTTCGGGGCGGGCATGGCTCTGACGGGGGCCTGCCCTGGTACGGTCCTCGCCCAGATCGGGGCGGGTTACCGCGACGCGTGGGGCGTTCTCGCCGGAGGCATAATGGGAGCGGTCGCCTACGGTTATATGGAACCGGTAATTGCGCCTCTCAGTAAAGGCCCGGGGAAGATCACCCTGGCCGATATATCGGGCGTGCATTACAGCATACTAGCTTTCGTAGCGGCATTCGTGATAGCTGCGATCCTTTTCGCGATGGAGAAGTGGCGCACCTGGAGGAGCGAGCTGGGGGCTGATCATGACGGACTGACAGGGTGA
- a CDS encoding glycosyltransferase, producing MRDGRSPTHQRRGKGLELKVLHVTNMYPTREKPYYGIFVKRQVDSLLRRGMDCRVRFIGRGLAQNLKSVIRLGEDVEWSDIVHCHFGHTGSLVLPWKIVKKRPLVVSFCGGDLLGNVGKNGRYMAKESVLALVNSLASRFFDYSLVQSAQLMERVRSRNKKIARYGTDTDQFREINREESKKAVGLGGYEGKIIFFMGQKDVPVKNYPLFREAMGRLRTEHKCLCLGNISSGNMVEMMNAADVCVLTSFHEGSPNVIREAMACNRPIVSVDVGDTREMLEPVEGCFVTSHDPGQIASAVSKALEHPKTEARERLIEMGLDTEGAASNIMAVYNDILSGSV from the coding sequence ATGAGAGACGGTCGTTCACCGACGCATCAAAGGAGAGGGAAGGGGCTTGAGTTGAAAGTATTGCACGTAACGAACATGTATCCCACTCGCGAAAAACCCTACTACGGTATTTTCGTCAAGAGGCAGGTGGACTCACTTCTCAGGCGCGGCATGGATTGCAGGGTCCGATTCATCGGCCGGGGACTGGCGCAGAACCTTAAGAGCGTTATCCGGCTGGGGGAGGACGTGGAGTGGTCCGATATCGTCCATTGTCATTTCGGCCATACCGGCTCGCTGGTCCTTCCCTGGAAGATAGTAAAGAAAAGGCCGCTGGTCGTTTCTTTCTGCGGCGGAGACCTTCTCGGCAACGTGGGGAAGAACGGAAGATATATGGCAAAAGAGTCCGTGTTGGCACTGGTTAATTCTCTGGCGTCGAGATTTTTCGATTATTCTCTTGTCCAGTCGGCTCAACTGATGGAGCGAGTCCGGTCACGAAATAAAAAGATCGCAAGATATGGCACGGACACCGACCAGTTCCGGGAAATCAACCGGGAGGAGTCGAAAAAAGCCGTGGGTCTGGGGGGATACGAAGGTAAGATAATATTCTTCATGGGGCAGAAAGATGTGCCGGTAAAGAATTATCCGCTTTTCCGTGAAGCCATGGGACGGCTCAGGACCGAACATAAATGCCTTTGTCTGGGGAATATCTCTTCGGGTAATATGGTGGAGATGATGAACGCCGCCGATGTCTGCGTGCTGACTTCATTCCATGAGGGATCCCCTAACGTGATACGCGAAGCCATGGCATGTAACAGGCCTATAGTATCCGTAGATGTGGGGGATACCAGGGAAATGCTCGAACCGGTAGAGGGATGTTTCGTGACGAGCCATGATCCCGGGCAGATAGCTTCAGCTGTCAGTAAAGCGCTGGAGCACCCTAAGACTGAGGCGAGAGAGAGACTTATCGAGATGGGTCTGGACACCGAAGGCGCCGCCAGTAATATCATGGCGGTCTACAATGATATATTAAGCGGCTCGGTCTGA
- a CDS encoding N-acetyltransferase — protein sequence MGYTVHESSFVDPGVTIGDGTKIWHFCHVIKGSRIGKNCRIGQNVVIGPDAVLGNNCKIQNNVSVYAGVTLEDDVFCGPSMVFTNVFNPRSAIPRMKEIKKTLVKKGATIGANATVVCGNTIGRSAFVAAGAVVTKDVPDNALVMGNPARQTGWMCDCGVKLDFETDSALCTGCGAAYEKAGGKVLRKS from the coding sequence ATGGGGTATACTGTGCATGAATCATCTTTCGTGGATCCCGGAGTCACTATAGGGGACGGGACAAAGATATGGCATTTCTGTCATGTTATCAAGGGCTCAAGGATCGGTAAGAACTGCAGGATAGGGCAGAACGTCGTTATCGGTCCTGACGCTGTCCTGGGGAATAACTGCAAGATACAGAACAATGTTTCGGTGTATGCTGGAGTAACCCTTGAAGACGATGTGTTCTGCGGGCCTTCGATGGTCTTTACCAATGTTTTTAATCCGCGGAGCGCGATCCCGCGGATGAAAGAAATTAAAAAGACCCTGGTAAAAAAGGGGGCGACCATAGGGGCCAACGCGACCGTGGTATGCGGTAATACCATCGGAAGATCCGCTTTTGTCGCCGCCGGTGCGGTCGTCACCAAAGATGTTCCGGATAATGCCCTTGTTATGGGAAATCCCGCCAGGCAGACCGGTTGGATGTGTGATTGCGGTGTCAAGCTTGATTTTGAGACGGACAGTGCGTTATGCACCGGCTGCGGGGCTGCGTACGAAAAAGCGGGTGGAAAAGTTCTGAGGAAGTCATGA
- a CDS encoding NAD-dependent epimerase/dehydratase family protein has product MNRRTLAIITGCNGFTGRYLVSCLRESRGSFDILGMDIHDDPLWDVDIYVKSSLERQFTDTIRTDLENAEKILCFHLAGQIFNQDVDRMRINNLTATRNTLLSLVPYREKTVVLNVGSSAEYGYQGKVKITEDCTPEPVSRYGSCKLLQTQLARDTGHSCGLSVIATRTFNLIGPGQTDRLFCGNLARQIAAYKAREKDRITVGDLSAYRDFLDVRDAVRAYLILVRRGRAGQMYNIASGRMVKTAEVLAMMIDMAGINPGVVHQDKAPGKQQVPYQQGCIEKIRKETGWAASYQLERSLMDMIEHERRSFTDASKEREGA; this is encoded by the coding sequence GTGAATAGACGGACACTTGCCATAATTACCGGATGCAACGGATTTACCGGGAGATATCTAGTCTCCTGCCTGCGGGAGAGCAGGGGATCTTTCGATATTCTCGGTATGGATATCCATGACGACCCTTTATGGGATGTGGACATATACGTTAAATCCTCCCTGGAGAGGCAGTTCACCGATACGATCAGAACGGATCTGGAGAACGCCGAAAAAATATTGTGTTTTCATCTGGCGGGCCAGATATTCAATCAGGATGTCGACCGGATGAGGATCAATAATCTGACCGCTACCAGGAACACGCTGCTTTCACTGGTCCCTTACAGGGAAAAGACCGTTGTGCTGAACGTCGGCTCTTCTGCAGAGTACGGTTACCAGGGAAAGGTAAAGATCACCGAGGATTGCACGCCCGAACCCGTCTCCCGGTACGGATCCTGCAAACTTCTTCAGACCCAGCTTGCCCGGGATACAGGCCACTCCTGCGGTCTATCCGTGATAGCGACGCGCACGTTCAACCTTATAGGTCCCGGCCAGACCGATCGCCTGTTCTGCGGGAACCTTGCCAGACAGATCGCCGCATACAAAGCCCGGGAAAAAGACCGTATAACCGTGGGAGACCTTTCCGCGTACAGGGATTTTCTGGACGTAAGGGACGCGGTGCGCGCTTACCTCATTCTTGTGCGCCGGGGGCGCGCGGGGCAAATGTATAACATAGCATCGGGCCGTATGGTGAAGACGGCAGAGGTTTTAGCAATGATGATCGATATGGCTGGAATAAACCCTGGGGTGGTGCACCAGGACAAAGCCCCCGGGAAGCAGCAGGTGCCTTACCAGCAGGGCTGCATAGAAAAAATACGCAAAGAAACGGGATGGGCCGCTTCATACCAGCTAGAGAGAAGTCTGATGGACATGATAGAACATGAGAGACGGTCGTTCACCGACGCATCAAAGGAGAGGGAAGGGGCTTGA
- a CDS encoding amino acid permease, translated as MKNELKRELSLLDIFSLASGAMISSGIFILPGLAYAQAGPLVFISYLLAGILALVGTLSIIELSTAMPKAGGDYFFITRSLGPLVGTVSSFLSWTALCLKSAFAIFGIAEILLIAFGFPILVSAFFICCFFVILNILGVKEAAKFEVALVVGLFAIMLFLIIGGMGRLTESNFVPLFPNGVNRVLVTSGFVFISFGGLLNIATVSGEVKDPARNLPRGMILSVLAVTVFYAAILIVTVGVLPAGELTGSLTPVADAGKALFGNIGYLVISLGALLAFITTANAGILSASRYPLALSADALLPEVFGRLSGRKRSPVVAIMITGFFVFICLTLDLKTLVKLGSVVILTLYILTNAAVIILREGRVQNYRPAFKVPFYPWTNIAGMVLFVLLIVDMGLVAVEISLSLLVLAVLIYYLYGRKRHKIEYALLHLIERVINRKITDNTLEEELKQVILHRDEVKIDRFHQLVEDSAIIDIDGRTSIHDFFGQVAQRVSRDIDLTHSEVEDLLRQRETEGSTAITPFVAIPHIIIPGRNRFKLLVARCREGIEFSRDNDKVKAVFVLFGTSDERTFHLKVLAAIAHIVQNPRFEKEWLSARDENQIRDIILLSERKRSGE; from the coding sequence ATGAAAAACGAACTTAAAAGAGAACTTAGCCTTCTGGACATATTCTCTCTTGCTTCAGGGGCCATGATCAGCTCGGGGATTTTCATTCTTCCGGGGCTGGCCTATGCCCAGGCGGGGCCTCTGGTCTTTATTTCGTACCTCCTGGCGGGCATTCTGGCCCTTGTGGGCACCCTGAGTATAATTGAGCTTTCAACCGCCATGCCCAAAGCGGGCGGGGATTATTTTTTTATCACGCGCAGTCTCGGGCCTCTTGTGGGTACGGTTTCATCATTCCTGAGCTGGACCGCGTTGTGTCTTAAGTCGGCTTTTGCTATCTTCGGTATAGCCGAGATCCTTCTTATAGCTTTCGGTTTCCCGATACTCGTTTCGGCTTTTTTCATCTGCTGTTTCTTCGTAATACTCAACATACTGGGAGTGAAAGAGGCGGCAAAGTTCGAGGTCGCTCTGGTAGTGGGGCTTTTTGCCATAATGCTTTTTCTGATAATAGGCGGAATGGGCCGCCTGACAGAAAGCAATTTTGTGCCTCTTTTCCCGAACGGTGTAAACAGGGTCCTGGTGACATCAGGTTTCGTGTTCATATCCTTCGGCGGGCTTTTGAATATAGCCACGGTCTCCGGAGAGGTTAAGGATCCTGCGAGGAACCTGCCCCGGGGTATGATACTTTCGGTATTAGCTGTTACTGTTTTCTATGCCGCCATATTGATAGTGACCGTGGGGGTTCTTCCGGCCGGGGAACTGACTGGTTCCCTGACGCCGGTCGCTGACGCAGGGAAGGCCCTCTTCGGGAATATAGGCTATCTGGTCATCTCCCTGGGGGCGCTCCTGGCGTTCATAACCACGGCCAATGCCGGCATATTATCCGCTTCGAGATACCCCCTGGCCTTGAGTGCGGACGCCCTCCTGCCTGAGGTATTTGGCCGTCTCTCCGGCAGGAAAAGATCCCCGGTTGTAGCGATAATGATAACGGGCTTTTTTGTTTTCATATGCCTTACGCTGGATCTCAAGACGCTGGTCAAGCTGGGCTCGGTCGTGATATTGACCCTATATATACTTACCAACGCGGCGGTTATAATTCTCAGAGAGGGCAGGGTACAGAACTACAGGCCGGCGTTCAAGGTGCCTTTTTATCCCTGGACGAATATAGCCGGCATGGTTCTTTTTGTCCTGCTCATTGTTGACATGGGCCTGGTGGCGGTGGAGATAAGCCTGTCTCTTCTCGTCCTGGCGGTACTGATATATTATTTATACGGCCGCAAAAGACATAAAATTGAATACGCCCTTCTTCATCTTATAGAAAGGGTCATAAACAGGAAGATCACGGACAATACACTTGAAGAGGAGCTCAAACAGGTCATCCTCCATCGGGATGAGGTGAAGATAGACCGCTTCCATCAGCTTGTTGAGGATTCGGCGATAATCGATATAGACGGCAGGACGAGCATTCATGACTTTTTCGGCCAGGTCGCCCAGCGGGTCTCGCGTGATATTGATCTTACCCATTCGGAGGTGGAAGACCTTCTCAGGCAGAGAGAAACTGAAGGATCGACGGCGATCACGCCTTTCGTGGCCATACCTCATATCATTATACCCGGGCGTAACAGGTTCAAGCTGTTGGTGGCCAGATGCAGGGAAGGTATAGAGTTCAGCCGTGATAATGACAAAGTTAAAGCGGTTTTCGTGCTTTTCGGTACCAGTGACGAAAGGACCTTTCATCTTAAGGTGCTCGCGGCCATTGCCCATATCGTGCAGAACCCGCGCTTTGAGAAAGAATGGCTGAGTGCCAGGGACGAGAACCAGATCAGGGATATTATCCTGTTAAGCGAGAGAAAGAGGTCCGGGGAGTAG
- a CDS encoding rubrerythrin, giving the protein MPEFGNAFSGLANDRKLTHEELIRAIRFMIAAEYEAIQLYMQLAESTDHKLAQEVLKDIADEERIHAGEFLRLLREIAPDEEKFYVEGYEEVEEEIEKHGKK; this is encoded by the coding sequence ATGCCTGAATTCGGGAACGCCTTTTCCGGGCTTGCAAATGACAGAAAACTCACCCATGAAGAACTCATACGCGCCATACGGTTCATGATCGCCGCTGAATATGAAGCGATACAGCTTTATATGCAGCTGGCCGAATCCACGGATCATAAGCTGGCACAGGAAGTTCTTAAGGATATAGCCGATGAAGAACGGATCCATGCCGGCGAATTTCTGAGGCTGCTGAGGGAGATCGCCCCTGATGAGGAGAAGTTCTATGTCGAGGGGTACGAGGAAGTAGAGGAAGAGATCGAAAAGCATGGCAAAAAATAA
- a CDS encoding NTP transferase domain-containing protein, with translation MKAIILAGGKGKRLAPFTVTVPKPLLPLGDKSILEIIIGQLNEAEITDIKLAVGYSAELIEAYFGNGRKFGVPISYLREDSPLGTAGPIWKMRKEKEDFIVMNGDVLASVDFGDLMRSHKRSKAVATICAYLKRTKSSLGVIESDEKGFLMDYHEKPELSHKVSTGIYCLNPKAARYIKKGERVDLPELMLRLVAAGEKVKVYDLKGRWFDIGTPSDYRDAVEYWEKRNKRKKRKK, from the coding sequence CTTGTTGCCTCTGGGGGATAAGTCCATCCTGGAGATAATTATCGGCCAGCTTAATGAGGCAGAGATAACGGACATCAAGCTAGCTGTTGGTTATTCAGCCGAGTTGATAGAGGCGTATTTCGGTAATGGCAGGAAGTTCGGTGTCCCGATATCGTATTTACGCGAGGACAGCCCGCTGGGCACGGCGGGGCCCATCTGGAAGATGAGAAAGGAAAAGGAAGATTTCATAGTGATGAACGGTGATGTCCTGGCCAGTGTGGACTTCGGAGACCTTATGCGGTCGCACAAGCGTTCCAAGGCGGTCGCGACCATATGCGCGTACTTAAAGAGAACAAAGTCCAGCCTCGGCGTCATCGAATCCGACGAAAAAGGATTTCTCATGGATTACCATGAAAAACCGGAGTTGAGCCATAAGGTAAGCACCGGCATCTACTGTTTGAACCCTAAAGCCGCCAGATATATCAAAAAGGGCGAGCGGGTGGACCTACCTGAGCTAATGTTGCGTCTGGTCGCGGCGGGAGAAAAAGTAAAGGTATATGACCTGAAGGGCCGCTGGTTCGATATTGGCACTCCCAGTGATTACAGGGACGCCGTCGAGTACTGGGAAAAGCGGAACAAGAGAAAGAAAAGGAAAAAATGA
- the rfbD gene encoding dTDP-4-dehydrorhamnose reductase: MKILLTGASGMLAAAVIPVLERAGHRVVKTDRYPRLPGTSEMDITDLEGVCRNIERESPGYVFHLAAETDVDLCEKDPDHAFEVNARGTENVARAAREAGAKFLYVSTGSVFNGEKDEPYTELDRPDPVSIYGRSKLEGESIVQGLFSEYFILRTAWLIGGWQIDKKFVYKIVQKILKGEKHLVAVSDRFGSPTFTRDFAGNLLNVIDTGKYGIYHMTNRGSCSRYEMATRIVEYMGRKNEVEVKPVPFEDFPHLAPRGRSQVLANHMLDKLGLNNMPYWYRSLEIYISENIK, translated from the coding sequence ATGAAAATCCTTTTAACCGGGGCCTCGGGTATGCTGGCCGCGGCGGTCATACCCGTTCTCGAGAGGGCCGGACACAGGGTGGTCAAGACAGACAGGTATCCGAGACTTCCGGGCACTTCAGAAATGGATATTACTGATCTGGAAGGGGTCTGCCGGAACATAGAAAGAGAAAGCCCCGGTTATGTTTTCCATCTGGCCGCCGAGACCGATGTAGACCTTTGTGAAAAAGATCCCGACCATGCCTTTGAAGTGAATGCTCGTGGCACGGAGAACGTCGCCAGAGCGGCTCGGGAGGCCGGAGCAAAGTTCCTTTATGTCAGTACCGGATCGGTCTTTAACGGGGAAAAGGATGAACCCTACACGGAACTTGACCGGCCTGACCCGGTCAGCATTTATGGTCGCAGCAAGCTCGAGGGTGAATCCATAGTGCAGGGTCTTTTTAGCGAATATTTCATCCTGAGGACAGCCTGGCTGATAGGAGGATGGCAGATAGATAAGAAATTCGTTTATAAAATAGTGCAGAAGATACTAAAAGGGGAAAAACACCTGGTGGCGGTTTCCGACAGGTTCGGCAGCCCGACCTTTACCAGGGATTTCGCGGGGAATCTTTTGAACGTCATAGATACCGGTAAATACGGTATTTATCATATGACGAACAGGGGCTCCTGTTCCAGGTACGAAATGGCGACCAGGATCGTGGAGTACATGGGTCGAAAGAACGAGGTTGAAGTCAAGCCCGTGCCTTTCGAGGACTTTCCTCATCTTGCTCCAAGAGGACGTTCCCAGGTGCTGGCCAACCATATGCTCGATAAACTCGGTCTCAACAACATGCCGTACTGGTATAGGTCATTGGAGATATACATTAGTGAAAATATCAAATAA
- a CDS encoding exopolysaccharide biosynthesis polyprenyl glycosylphosphotransferase, whose translation MIKARKKIYPIYLFVDVVIIALSFILPYLVRYNSPSDIFNDIYLPNVRDYSFVFILWTIFIVISFKRRNLYATDRALNIPQETSRVVISVCYTAVLIGTIIFFAQFKFFSRLVFLSSFLSLVFFLSLWRIIKRLILRKLIAGGYHNINVLIIGVGRVGKIILEEIKKNPWGGLKVIGFLDDNVETGYGGVPVLGKLSDFPVIAKKYFVDEVIVTIPSEKIAVSEIIRRAKEMHLGVKVVPENFEEPLPVLDISHLGVIPLLTYKERKHHPAEFFIKRLMDLVLSFILLIFSLPIFLLIAILIKMDSKGPVFYRQKRVGFKGRTFNFYKFRSMVAGADKRRDELVERNEVKDGVIFKIREDPRITSVGKFLRRHSLDELPQLFNVLLGDMSLVGPRPPLADEVEKYSHIHMQRLSIRPGMTGLSQVRGRSELTFTRWVKWDLWYINNWSLGLDMQILWRTIPAVIRGEGAY comes from the coding sequence ATGATAAAAGCAAGGAAGAAAATCTACCCGATCTACCTTTTCGTGGACGTGGTGATCATAGCGCTGAGTTTCATCCTGCCGTATCTAGTGCGGTATAACTCGCCTTCGGACATTTTCAATGATATTTACCTGCCCAATGTCAGGGATTATTCATTTGTCTTTATTCTATGGACGATATTCATAGTCATTTCCTTCAAAAGGCGCAACCTCTACGCGACCGACCGGGCGCTTAACATACCCCAGGAGACCTCAAGGGTGGTGATAAGCGTCTGTTACACGGCTGTTTTGATAGGTACTATTATCTTTTTCGCTCAATTCAAGTTCTTCTCGAGGCTGGTCTTCCTCTCCAGTTTTCTTTCACTGGTCTTCTTCCTGAGCCTGTGGAGGATAATCAAAAGGCTCATTCTCAGGAAACTGATAGCCGGCGGGTACCATAACATTAATGTCCTCATTATAGGCGTGGGAAGGGTGGGTAAGATAATCCTCGAAGAGATAAAGAAGAACCCCTGGGGCGGGTTAAAGGTTATCGGGTTTCTGGACGATAACGTGGAGACCGGTTACGGGGGTGTGCCTGTTCTGGGCAAATTGTCCGATTTTCCCGTTATCGCCAAGAAATATTTCGTGGACGAGGTCATAGTTACCATACCTTCGGAGAAAATAGCGGTCTCTGAAATAATACGAAGAGCGAAAGAAATGCATCTGGGCGTCAAGGTCGTGCCTGAAAATTTCGAGGAGCCTCTGCCGGTGCTTGATATCAGCCATCTGGGGGTCATACCGCTTCTTACCTATAAGGAAAGAAAGCATCACCCGGCTGAGTTTTTCATCAAGAGGCTGATGGACCTAGTTCTTTCCTTTATTCTTTTGATCTTTTCTTTGCCTATTTTTCTCCTGATAGCTATTCTGATAAAAATGGATTCAAAAGGGCCGGTCTTCTACCGCCAGAAGAGAGTCGGCTTCAAGGGGAGGACATTCAATTTTTACAAGTTCCGTTCGATGGTCGCCGGTGCTGACAAACGACGCGATGAGCTTGTTGAAAGGAACGAGGTCAAGGACGGGGTTATCTTCAAGATCAGGGAAGATCCCCGCATAACCAGCGTAGGCAAGTTCCTGCGAAGGCACAGCCTTGATGAGCTTCCTCAGCTTTTTAACGTGCTTTTGGGAGATATGAGCCTGGTGGGGCCCAGACCTCCTTTAGCGGATGAGGTCGAGAAATACAGCCATATTCACATGCAGAGGCTTTCCATACGTCCTGGCATGACGGGGCTTTCCCAGGTCAGGGGAAGGAGTGAGCTTACATTCACCAGATGGGTCAAATGGGACCTGTGGTATATCAATAACTGGTCACTGGGGCTCGATATGCAGATCTTGTGGAGGACGATCCCGGCAGTTATCAGGGGAGAGGGAGCTTACTAG
- a CDS encoding YeeE/YedE family protein, whose protein sequence is MKNFLREKAWSPYIAGIVVALLQIPAFLIIKTALGVSSSYVSAGGYIASIFDRTVMDNAYFNKYMTSMKYVWQSSLCVGIIIGAFLSRRLSGAKRQEYSPAWKKAVGIRTFSQRFFMGFIGGFVLLFGARWAGGCTTGHGLSGSAQLAVGSLVVGVMMFVGGIVVSSLYKKI, encoded by the coding sequence ATGAAGAACTTCTTGCGTGAGAAAGCATGGTCTCCGTACATTGCCGGGATCGTCGTGGCTTTATTGCAGATACCCGCGTTCCTGATCATCAAGACGGCTCTGGGGGTCTCCTCCAGTTATGTTTCCGCGGGCGGGTATATCGCATCCATATTTGACAGAACGGTCATGGATAACGCCTATTTCAATAAATACATGACATCGATGAAGTACGTCTGGCAGAGCAGTTTGTGTGTCGGTATCATTATAGGGGCGTTCCTCTCGAGAAGGCTTTCGGGCGCGAAACGTCAGGAGTACTCCCCTGCCTGGAAGAAAGCCGTCGGCATCAGAACTTTCTCCCAGCGCTTTTTTATGGGTTTTATCGGCGGATTCGTTCTTCTTTTCGGCGCCCGCTGGGCCGGCGGGTGCACTACCGGGCACGGTCTTTCCGGGTCGGCGCAGCTTGCGGTGGGGTCTTTGGTCGTAGGTGTAATGATGTTCGTCGGGGGTATCGTGGTTTCCAGTCTGTATAAAAAGATATAA